CAAATTGGTCGCCGCGGGCGCCGCGTGAAGCGTTGCGGCCGGTGCCATGACCAGAAATATCGACAGGAGCAATCCTTTCACGGTGTTTTCCTTGCGGTGAATTATTTATAGTATCCCTTATTCCCCGCACGATTTCGAGCGTGAGAAATGGCCGTCAGACGCGTACTCAAGATGGGTGATCCGTTGCTGTACCGGAAGGCCGAACCGGTGCAACAGTTCGACACGCCGGAACTCGATAAGCTGATTGCCGACATGTTCGATACCATGGCGGAGCTGAGCGGCGCCGGCTTGGCGGCGCCACAGATCGGCGTATCGCAACGCGTGGTGATTTTCGGCGTTGAGGCCAATCCGCGCTATCCGCATGTGGAGCCGGTGCCGACGACGGTGCTGGTCAATCCGGTGCTGACGCCGATCGGCGCCGACATGGAAGACGGATGGGAGGGTTGTCTCAGCGTCCCGGGTCTGCGCGGTCTGGTCAGCCGGCATCTCAATCTGCGCTACACCGGCTTTGATCAGCACGGGAAACCGATCGATCGGACGGTTTCCGGTTTCCACGCGCGTGTGGTGCAGCATGAGTGTGATCACCTCGACGGCATCTTGTATCCCATGCGGCTGCGCGACATCCGCCTGCTGGGCTTTGAAGATGCCCTGTTTCCGGATTTGTGAATCATATTTTTTTGTGTAGGTTGGGCTGAGCGTCAGCGAAGCCCAACGAACGACCGATGACGCTGTTGGGGTTCGCTGCGCTCACCCCAACCTACATTGTTACTTGCTGATCGCCATCTCCGCGCGCAGCGACAGCTTGTCCAGCAATGCCATGACCGCCTTGATGCGGTCCTCCACCTCCGGCAAATCCCCCAGAATACGCAACCGGTTCGGTCCATCGAGCTTGTAGCGGCGCGGCGCGGACTGGAGCAGGCGCAGAACAGCGCCGGGGTCGATGTCCGGTTTTTCGATGAACTCGATGCGCGCGCCGCGTGGGCCGGCATCGATCTTGCGGATGCCCAGGGGCGTGGCCCGTATCTTGATCTCGGTGGCGCGAAACAGCAGCTGGCCGGGCTCCGGCAGCACGCCGAAACGGTCGATGATCTCCTCCTTCAGTTCCTGCAGTGCGCTCAGGCTGCGCGCGGCGGACAGGCGCTTGTAGAGCACCAGCCGCAGGTGCACGTCCGGCAGGTAGTTTTCGGGGAACAGCGCCGGTGCGTGCAGGTTGATTTCGGCCCCGCTGTGCAGTGACGCGTCCGTGGCCGGCAGCCTCCCGGCCTGCAGGGATTTCACCGCGCGGTTCAGCAGCTCCGAGTAGAGCGCAAATCCCACCTCGTCGATCATCCCGCTCTGGGTTTCCCCCAGCAGCTCGCCCGCGCCGCGTATCTCCAGGTCGTGCGAGGCCAGCGTGAATCCCGCTCCCAGTTCTTCCAGCGACTCGATGGCCTCGAGGCGCTTGCGCGCGTCCTCGGACAGCGCGCGCCGGTCTGGCACCAGCAGATACGCATAGGCGCGATGGTGCGAGCGCCCGACACGTCCGCGCAGCTGGTGCAGCTGCGCCAAGCCGAACTTGTCGGCCCGTTCAATGATGATGGTGTTGGCACTCGGTACGTCGATGCCGGATTCAATGATGGTCGAGCACACCAGCACGTTGAAGCGCTGGTGGTAGAAGTCGAGCATGATGCGTTCGAGATCGTGTTCCGGCATCTGCCCGTGGGCGATGCGGATGTCCGCCTCGGGCATCAGTTCCTGCAGCTCGCGCGCCGCCTTGTCGATGGTCCGGACCTCGTTGTACAGGTAATACACCTGGCCGCCGCGCCGGATTTCGCGCAAACAGGCCTCGCGGATGACCGAGCGGTTCTTCTCGCTGATGAAGGTCTTGACCGACAGGCGGCCCTCCGGGGCGGTGGTGATCAGTGAGATATCGCGCAGGCCCGAGAGCGACAGGTTCAGGGTGCGCGGGATGGGCGTGGCCGTCATGGCCAGGATATCGGCCTCGCTGCGCAGTTTTTTCAGGCGCTCCTTCTGGCGCACGCCGAAACGGTGCTCTTCATCGAGAATGACCAGTCCCAGGCGCTGGAAACGCACGTCGTCCTGCAGCAGGCGATGAGTGCCGATGACGATGTCCACGGTCCCGTCCGCCAGCGCGGCGAGGATCGCGCGCTGCTCGCCCTGGCTGCGGACCCGCGACAGCAGCTCGATGCGAAACGCCAGTCCCGCGAACCGGTCCTGGAAATTCTGGTAATGCTGTTGTGCCAGCAGGGTGGTCGGCACCAGCACTGCCACCTGCGCCTTGCCCATCACGGCGAGGAAGGCGGCGCGCATGGCGACTTCGGTCTTGCCGAAACCGACGTCGCCGCAGACCAGCCGGTCCATGGGTTTGGCGGTCTGCATGTCCTGCAGCACTTCCTGGATGGCGCGCTCCTGATCCGGAGTCTCCTCGAATGGAAAAGCGCCGGCGAATGACTGGTAATGCTCGTCCGGCGGTGGGAAGGAGTGGCCTTCACGCGCCGCGCGCAGGGCGTAGATTTCCAGCAATTCCGCGGCGGCGTCATGCGCCTTTTCGAGGGCGCGGCGCTTGGCCTTTTCCCAGGCCTCGCCGCCGAGTTTGTGCAGCGGCGCGTTCTCCGGATCGGTCCCGGTGTAACGGCTGATCAGGTGCAGCGCCAGAACCGGGATGTAAAGTTTGTCCCCATCGGCGTATTCGAGCGTCAGAAATTCCGCCGGCCCGTCGCCGATATCGAGCGTCTGCAAACCGAGATACCGGCCCACGCCATGATCCTCGTGCACCACCGGGTCGCCGGGTTTCAGCTCCGCCAGGCTGCGGATGATGGCTTCGGGCTCACGCTCCGCGCGTCCACGGCGGCGTCGCTGCGCGGCGCGTTCGCCGTACAGCTGCGCCTCGGTGATGACGGCGATGTCCGGCTCCTTCAGCAGCAGGCCCTTTTCCAGATCGGCCACGGTGAGTCCGAGCTTCGCAGTGCCGTCGAGGAAGGCGCGCCAGCCGGAAATGTCTTGCGGCGGCAGGCCGTTTTCGTGGAGCAGGCCTTTCAGCGTTTCGCGCCGTCCGGCGGATTCCGCGACCAGCAGGATGCGTCCGCTGAAATCGCGCAGATAGCTGAACAGGGTCGCGTAGGGGGCGCCGGATTTGTAATCCACCGGAAGACTGGCGGGCGGGCGCATGCCATAGATGACCGCCTCACGATCGTCCTGTGCGGTGGCGCCGGTTTGCGCGATATCAGCGTCCATTATTTCGACGCGCGGCCATGCCTCCATCCCGCTGAATAATTCAGCCGGGGTAATGAATATCACGGGCGGTTCCAGCAGGGGCCGTTCCCGGTCGTGGCGCATTTCATCGTAGCGCTGCCCGGTTTCGCGCCAGAAGTTTTCGGCGATTTCCGTTACGCCGGCCTCCAGTAGGCACAGCGTGGATTTCGGCAGATAATCAAAAATGTTCGCCATCTCCGGAAAGAACAGCGGAAGGTAATATTCCGCGCCCGAGGGCGTGATGCCCCGGCTGACGTCGCGGTACAGTGACACCTTCTGCGGATCGCCTTCGAAGCGGGCGCGGAAGGCCTGCCGGAAATGCTGGATGGATTCCTCGGTCAGCGGATATTCGCGCGCCGGCAGCAGGCGGATGGTGTCGATGGATTTTCCCGAGCGTTGCGTGGCGACATCGAATTCGCGGATGGACTCCACTTGATCGCCGAACAGGTCGAGGCGATAGGGCTGGTGGCTGCCGGTGGGGAACAGATCCACCAGCCCGCCGCGCACGGCAAACTCGCCGGCCTCCATGACCTGCGACACGCTGTGGTAGTTGGCGCGTGTCAGCTGTTCGCGCAGGCGCTGAATGTCGAGCCGGTCGCCGACTTTGAGCAGGAAACTGTGCGCGCTCACGTAGTCGCGCGGCGAGAGTCGATGCAACAGCGTGGTCACGGAGGCCAGCACCACCCCCCGCGTCAGTACCGGCAG
The DNA window shown above is from Sulfuricaulis limicola and carries:
- the def gene encoding peptide deformylase is translated as MAVRRVLKMGDPLLYRKAEPVQQFDTPELDKLIADMFDTMAELSGAGLAAPQIGVSQRVVIFGVEANPRYPHVEPVPTTVLVNPVLTPIGADMEDGWEGCLSVPGLRGLVSRHLNLRYTGFDQHGKPIDRTVSGFHARVVQHECDHLDGILYPMRLRDIRLLGFEDALFPDL
- the mfd gene encoding transcription-repair coupling factor, whose protein sequence is MESPLKPKFPAGPGDRLVWRGLAGSGRGLAIAVAAAAHAGPLLVVTASSFSAQRLEDEIRFYAPELPILPFPDWESLPYDLFSPHQDIISQRLETLHRLPVLTRGVVLASVTTLLHRLSPRDYVSAHSFLLKVGDRLDIQRLREQLTRANYHSVSQVMEAGEFAVRGGLVDLFPTGSHQPYRLDLFGDQVESIREFDVATQRSGKSIDTIRLLPAREYPLTEESIQHFRQAFRARFEGDPQKVSLYRDVSRGITPSGAEYYLPLFFPEMANIFDYLPKSTLCLLEAGVTEIAENFWRETGQRYDEMRHDRERPLLEPPVIFITPAELFSGMEAWPRVEIMDADIAQTGATAQDDREAVIYGMRPPASLPVDYKSGAPYATLFSYLRDFSGRILLVAESAGRRETLKGLLHENGLPPQDISGWRAFLDGTAKLGLTVADLEKGLLLKEPDIAVITEAQLYGERAAQRRRRGRAEREPEAIIRSLAELKPGDPVVHEDHGVGRYLGLQTLDIGDGPAEFLTLEYADGDKLYIPVLALHLISRYTGTDPENAPLHKLGGEAWEKAKRRALEKAHDAAAELLEIYALRAAREGHSFPPPDEHYQSFAGAFPFEETPDQERAIQEVLQDMQTAKPMDRLVCGDVGFGKTEVAMRAAFLAVMGKAQVAVLVPTTLLAQQHYQNFQDRFAGLAFRIELLSRVRSQGEQRAILAALADGTVDIVIGTHRLLQDDVRFQRLGLVILDEEHRFGVRQKERLKKLRSEADILAMTATPIPRTLNLSLSGLRDISLITTAPEGRLSVKTFISEKNRSVIREACLREIRRGGQVYYLYNEVRTIDKAARELQELMPEADIRIAHGQMPEHDLERIMLDFYHQRFNVLVCSTIIESGIDVPSANTIIIERADKFGLAQLHQLRGRVGRSHHRAYAYLLVPDRRALSEDARKRLEAIESLEELGAGFTLASHDLEIRGAGELLGETQSGMIDEVGFALYSELLNRAVKSLQAGRLPATDASLHSGAEINLHAPALFPENYLPDVHLRLVLYKRLSAARSLSALQELKEEIIDRFGVLPEPGQLLFRATEIKIRATPLGIRKIDAGPRGARIEFIEKPDIDPGAVLRLLQSAPRRYKLDGPNRLRILGDLPEVEDRIKAVMALLDKLSLRAEMAISK